Within the Platichthys flesus chromosome 16, fPlaFle2.1, whole genome shotgun sequence genome, the region TCACAGCTGtgttagttatttatttaacagattgtttatttttaagggTTGTTTTTCAAGTATGTGGAATTAAAAGTCCAAATTTAAGTAAATaaggtaaaaggaaaaacaaatgcatcTTTCTGCCCTGTGTTGTTTTGCAGTGAAGGATCGATACGGAGACCGAGCAGATGACAGCGACTCGGAGTCGTCTGAGTCCAGCTCCGATGACAGTGAAGTGGTCGGTGTccattcttcctccctctctgttagTAGATAAACTTTCTCACTGAGGTTTTATGActgttttctccccccccccctctctcaggAGCTGGACCCTGCAGTCGAAAGAGACTTTTACAGAACGTTGTCGCTGCTGAAGAAGAAAGATCCAAAGATCTACGAGAAAGATGCCAAGTTCTACTCAGAAGGTGACTGACCATCCGGGGTGTTGCCTTCACATTCAGAGTTCTCAGTAAAGAGATGATGAGACTATCTTTTGGTTTTTCAGGAGCGTCCACCACTGAGGAGAAGCCCTCGACTTCACAGAAAGCAGCGAAGCCCATGTACCTGAAGGACTATGAGCGTAAAGTCATACTGGAAAGAGAAGGGTGAGCGTCCGGACCTCAACCAGGCGACTGGGTCTGATTCATCAAGTCTCTCAGATTGTGATGTCTGTCCCAACTGGGCTCAAATCCTCAGAGTGACAAATTCTAGCTCCGATCTTCAGGAGTTAAAGCAACTTTTTAAATCGTAGGAAATCTGTCTGATCTGTGTTCAGGAGACTtggaaactttaaaaacaagagTTTGATTAGTTGAGTAACAAAAGCTTAAATCGTATTGTTTTGCAGAAAATATGATGATGAGGACGACAGCGATGACGAAGAGGCCGCCATGAGAAGAGAGGTAGTGAAACCTATACGTTCATTCTGCTGCCTCCTGATCCTCGTGTgtgtcacattttttaaacGTGTTTCTTCCTCGACAGAGAGCTGCCTCCCCGAGCTACATCCAAGAGCAGAAGCAGCTGAAGGAAAGGTGAGACTCAACCCATCTAGAAACTGTGCTGCAGTATCACTCACAGGCAATTCACAGAAACCTAAACCTCTCGTCAGCTTCCGGAAGTTCATCCAGGACAgtgacgaggaggaagaggccatGGAGGAGGACGAAGGAGCCCAGCTGCTGACGAGGAGGATCAAatcacaggaggagaaggtCAGACGCTGgaacctgctgctcctcttgaaATAACACAAAAGCATCAGAGCTCAGGTTGAACTTGTTCGTATCTGTTGGCAGGATAAAGAAGAGGCGGACTACTTGGATTGGATGAAAGGTCAGGGTGAGCTGGACGgtccagaggaggtgaaggacaTGGTGAGTGTCTGCGTTTAgacctgaaagagagagagtgaaagaaatcCTGTTGGAACATGTAAACATTGAATCGCTGGTTTGTGTTGGGACAGAAATACCTGAGGGACTACTGGAACGACCCGGAGCTGGATGAGAAGGAGTGCTTCCTGAGAGACTACGTCCTGAACAAGGGCTACAAGGAAGGGGACGACGAGGACCGGTACGTCTCCGTCTGGAGGTTAGGTTTGAGTTCTTGGGCCGTGAACGGAAGTTGTATGTTTTAAATTCTCCTGATGCGTTCAGGATCCCAACTTACGACGAGCTGGTCCAGGATGATGTGAGCGATtctgaagaggagggggaaTCCTTCTTGCAGCGGCAGGAGGACTTTGAGAAAAACTACAACTTCCGCTTCGAAGAGCCTGACGCCACGCAGATCAAGACCTACCCCCGAACCATCGCCACCTCCGTGCGCTCCAAGGACGAGCGCAGGAAACGCAAAAGGGATGAAGTGAAAGAACGAAAGGACAAGGTGTCTCATCCAATCAAGCTCTTGATCTCTAAATATTGACCTttgctctctctgctccttAGCAGTAAATAATAATCTGCCCTCGGACGCTCGTGAACCTCTGTCTCTCAACCCTCTCAGGAAAAAGAGCagaagcaggagcagctgaagCAGCTGAAGAACTTGAAGCGCAACGAGATAGTGGAGAAGCTGAacaagctgaaggagctgaCGGGCAACGAGCAGCTGGCCTTCAGTCAGGTGGACCTGGAGGGAGACTTCAACCCAGAGCAGCACGACCAGCTCATGCAGGTGGGTGGACACAAACATCCAGCTTTACAACCTGAGGTCCTTCCCCAGCTCACCAGTGTATTTAGTGACTAATTAGACGTGACAGTGTGTTTTTAACACATTCAAATCATCTACATGAAGCAACTAAGGTCAGAATTCTCCACTTGATGCTGATTCTGACCTATTTCAGGTTTACGGTATATAAAAGTGCTGTTTACTTGACCGTGTCTTATCCATAGAACTTTATTAATCTGGTTAACATTGGCGtccatttaaaatgtctgtggGCTGATCCTTGGCTCAGCTGACCCCCCCCCGAGTGGGCACAGATGCATCATGGGAGTAATTAAACCCAGGTGTGTGCTACTCAGTACTCAGCTTACACAGGTGTTTTGTGTTTGGCTAATTGGACTGAGAGCATGTGACTCAGAGCTTCAGTGTTTAAAACCCACTGCTCCCAGTAACCAGCCTGCTCCCAGTAACCACTCTGCTCCCACTGCCCTTCATCAAGAGAACAACTTTAaaccttcctccttttcctttcagAAATTCTTTGGAGATGAATATtacggaggagaagaagatgaaaagcCTCAGTTtgatgatgaagacgatgaaggTAGCTTTTCTTCATCCTAGTTTGTGCAGCGTTGTTGAgttgtgcatgttttatttgtgtggaaAGAAACCTGTTGCAGCCACTTTGAAATGTAAACTGAATGAGGACCCCTTGTCCTTCAAGGTGGAGCTTgaggtttaaatgttttagttGTAGCTTCGAGTCTAGAACGTTTGAACAGGTAATAGTTGAGTGTCATGCTGACCTGTGACGCTTGTGTGTTCAGAGCACTGGAACTGGGACACTTGGACCGGAGAGGGACAAGAGGACGTCTACGAGGGAGAGGGACATGATGCCTCTGAGCCACACTGTGACGATCAAGACTTCATTGTGAGTCTTCTATCATTTTACCTGAAGGCATCATTTCATCCTGCGCTACTCGGATCGCTCACtctgctcatttcatttcaatagATGGATGCCGACTTCGACCCGACTCAGCAGCCTGCctccaagaagaagaagaaaaaggagaggaagaagatgaagaaagaggaTTTACCGCAGATGggcaaaaagagaaagaagtctCACTTTGCCGAGGCCATCACCCAGAACAAGCCTGTGTTCGATCCTCGTGAGTGTCCCGGGTCTCCTCACGTAGAATCTGTGTTGTGGTTGTTATCTCACCGAAGACTGTTTGGGTTTCAGAGGAGAAGAGCTTCGAGCAGTACCTGGACGAGTACTACAAGCTGGACTATGAAGACATCATAGACGACCTCCCCTGCAGGTTTCGCTACAGACAAGTCCTCGCCAACGACTTCGGTCTCtccacagaggaggtgaggacacTGGACCTAAATAAACTGAGTTCACAAAGACCTGCGTCTCttcagctgcttccagacatgaaTTTTCAAACTAGAGTTTCCAAGCTCATAGCGGCTCTGGAGTTCTGTGGACACCAGACGTGATGTTTTGGGGATTTGTGAATAGTCGGTTGTTAtagtgtaaaaaatataataatgtgtaGTGACTGGATGTTGGTGATTGCTGCAGTGATGAGTCATGAGGTGGATGAACTGGTATTGCTTCCCTCCGGGGAAAGCTCTGACCAGGAAATGATCTCTCATTAATCTTCTCTCtgagcaggacacacactgatgagATAAAGCGGCAAAAATAGTTTCTAAATATTTAGATTATACAGAAGTGTGTTGCATGAAGATGTAAATGATTGATTCGTACTATTGAATAAatgtggttctttcttcagaTTTTACATGCAAATGACATGGAGCTGAACCGGTGGTGCTCTCTGAAGAAGACCTGCATGTTCAGGTACTGCTGCCTTCCTCACAGGTTCTACACTTGTTCTGTTCTCGTGTCATTTACTTCACGTGAATCCTTTTCTTTCAGGACTGACCGGGAGGAGGTGAGTGATTTGAAAAACTACAAGATCAAGGCCCTgaatgagaagaagaggaaagaaatccTGAGCTCGGTTTATGCTGAGTGAGTAAAACACAATTTGTAGACTGATCAGTAAGGAATCCACCTTTACTGTAATAATGATATGAATTTAATCTACAGGAAAGAGGAGTTGGCTAAAACCAAGGGGGGGAAGAACAGGAGAGCTCGTCCAAACACTGAGAAGCAAAGCACATCAGCTGAGAACGGTGACGCCGGCCCAGCCATGGACTCGACTGATGAGACGACTGCTCAGGCTCTTGGAGAGGACAGCAAGGAGCaagaagacgaggaagagtTCCTGATACCCAAGAAAGAGAcggaacaggaagaggaaccaCAGCCTGCTGCTGTCGAGGCGGCCGAGAAAGTCATTGAGGTGAAAAACAGGACTGAGAAGCCAAACTGGCCCAAGAAGAAGTTGAAGCACTCGGGTGGacgtctcctctctgctcgCCGCGGCCTGACGATCGGCGGCCGCGAGTTCAGTCGACAGAGACTGAAGGCTTACGGTCTGAACCCCAAGAGACTGTACTTCAAACAGCTCGGCCGACAGCGacggaaagagagggagaagatggagaagcagaaaaacaaggagTGATAACTGCCCCTGATGAGCCCACTTATTTTATGATTTAACAGCTAAATACCTTATGTTAACTTCGTTTCATATTGACCATTAGATTTCAACAATTTGTACTAGTTACAATAGACAATTTCTACAAATTCTGGGACCAAGTCTGGAATCAGCTTCTTGCTTTCATATAGTGAACATTGAGATTTCAGAATCTGTAATAAACATGCAGGAGAACTGATTACTGGTGTGTATTGATAAAAACACTGAGTCTGATGATGAAAGCAATAAAATGAGTGTTTGCcaacattgtgtgttttacagtggAGTTGTGTTGAAACACTTGATGTTAAGCGCTCCTACAGAATCCTTGTTCTTTAGATTATTTATTCCTTTGAGTGTTTTCTGCCTGACACTTTATTTAGTGGTTTTGTATTTACAATAATTCAAGATTTTTCCTTTTGGTTCCATATTCACAATTTTAAGGGTCGAATTGCACACGTAAAGATAACTACACAAATACCTTCACTACAACCAATCTCTGATTAATTTGATTCACTTTTCTTAGTTTAGACTTATTTGGTTGCGCCACCATtacaacaggaaatgtgttgcATGATTAGCCAAATGTTTCAAATGCAAGCAGTTCAAATAAACCTTAATTCTAGTATAAATTAATCCTTAGAGAGACTTGTACAACtgataataaaatcaaaaatatCATACAATCTCCAGACCTGTTATAGAATGTGTCATGTGCCTGACGTCCGTTATACAAATTGAggcagaagagaaaaacaaaagtgaattCCTGATGAAACGGAGGAAACTTCACGTTACATAAAAATAGATCATATTACCTGAAAAGACTGAATATAGGAATCAGATCACCTTCCGTACAcaacagcagggggcgctgtaacgCCAGAAGCTAACGGGAATCcaccaaagaagaagagagaagaaaagaggcgCGCACCGGACTGTCGTTTGAATCCCGGAAGTAGCTGCTCGGTAACtagtcctcttcttcttcagtttgtCAACAACAGATTTATTTATCGTGTAAAACTTGTTTTAGTGTCTTTAGGTGAAAAGAGTCCGTTTGAAAGTTAAACACGCGACAGTAACTTACATGCGATGTGTTTTAATTCACGTTAACTCCGCACGTTACGTTTATTCTGATCGTCGTTAGCGTAAAGAAACTCAGCGATGCTAACGTGTTCTCTGACTGCtctatattaaataataataataattataattcacCGTTAACTTCTTTATCATTCAGCTCCGTGTGGATTTAACTGAAGCTCAGCGGCGTTAGTATTAAAGTACTCAAACCAGAAACCAGAAGTACTCACAGAAAGGTACATTTTAGAATAACGAATAGCAAAATGAATACTTCACTGGTTCAGTAAACAACAATATCCTGAATATGTTGTTATAATAGTGTTATTTCACCGGGACTAGGCAATAAAACTACACCAGTTACTGTAATACTATTATTTTCATCAGCAGTAATATGGCagaatgtgaatgtgttgtttattttgaagatgAAGTTGTGGAAAGACCTAAATCTTTAAAtctattcatttaaaaacaatttgaacAAGTGATGTATGTACCaggtctgtttttattcttttaagtgtgtgttagttttctgtttttgcattTATACACTGAATTCCATGTTTTTAATGACTTTGAAATATACTCTCCTACCacttatttacaaatatacattaaTTTAATGCTCCGGCATTGTGCGAGGGTTAcacagtttaaaaccacaacctagACCTTAaacttatttaaaatgaattatcCAAATGACTCGAATGACATTGTTTAATCTCCAAATCTTTCACTGCCGTCTTCTCCACTTTGCACTAATTTTTAACAAACATGTAACATCTCCCCTTCCATGTCTCCCGTTAGCGTCCAGTCTACCCACGATGGCCAAGGCTCAGAAGTTCCGTGACCTGGAGGAGATGGGGGAGACGCTGCTGGAGtacatcagcagcagccagtccGACCGACTGCAGCGGCTGAAGATCGAACATCAGGCCCTGTTTGACCAGCACCTGGCGACAAAGAAGATCGTGACGCAGATTTTAAAAGGCAAGTTATCGGACATTTTTATGacctgttgtgtctgtttcacTGTCATTGTTGTATCCAGTAGAGTGTCCCCTCATGtcagctgcagtgtgttcaTCTGTCTGTCACCGTCCTTCACCCACAGAAGAGGCTCAGATCGAGGAGAGTGTGAGTCAGAGGCTGctggacatggaggaggagaagcagcaaagagaccaggagctgcagactctggaggagcagctgaggcaGTGCATCGCCAAGAGCCAGATCACCGACTCGGAATTGCAGtatccttttgtttttgttgtgtgtgtgtttggaatgTAAAGAGTTTCTTTAAGGGGGCTTTCTAAATCCCATCGGGCTGCATTCcgctgttttctgtttgagagTCCTTAACCCACGTCCAGGTTTCTGAAGGGAGAGCTGGAGAGCGTGAGAAGCACTGAGCACCAGCTGGAGACTCTTCAGAGTGAAGTGGACGAGGACACCACAGAGGTTATCCCCTCAGCAGTGTGAGTACTGGGATAGAAGTAACGTcaggcagagagaagagggaagaaaTGAATCTCATTGAATTGTTTATTCATAATCATGAGGATTATTAAACAGTTTGGATCcttttctaataaaaaaacatccgaggctttagtttttatttcagtttataGTGACACAGTCTCCTCGTGTTATTCTGAGCTGCTGTGATAGAATTAGAGAGTAAAAGCATCAAGAGGAATCCTGTCAAGAATCAATTCAAATGAAGTGAAAtctgtttattatatttatttacttcatGAGTTCAACTCTCCCTACGTTAGTCAGAAGATCTGTGGAAACTCTGAAACAGTAAAAGCGTGAGTTTGACCCTCTCAGGATCCTGTGGTTTTCCACTGATCTGATTGGTCGGTAGTTCTGCCGTTGACGGGTTTTGATCTCTTATCTTAAACTTTACCGGCTCCGGAGCAGATTAAAGAGAGTTATGAGCCCAGTAACAAGTGTTTAACCTGATATCAACACAAGTTCTGAGTattgtttgattttgatttttaatattCCATCCACTGCAGGTATGTGGCTCAGGTTTACTACCTGATAACCAAGATCAAGTGGGAATACGACGCTCCACCCAACACACTAAAAGGAGGTATGGTTCTACtttgtgtgctcatgtgtgtaTTCACAGTGTCTTGTGTATTGTGTCTAACACAAGGATTGTTTCCTCTTTGCAGTTCACTACGGTGCAGATCTGGCAACCC harbors:
- the kri1 gene encoding protein KRI1 homolog, producing the protein MSGKPELKINPRFAQNYDKYRQREELQRLKDRYGDRADDSDSESSESSSDDSEVELDPAVERDFYRTLSLLKKKDPKIYEKDAKFYSEGASTTEEKPSTSQKAAKPMYLKDYERKVILEREGKYDDEDDSDDEEAAMRRERAASPSYIQEQKQLKESFRKFIQDSDEEEEAMEEDEGAQLLTRRIKSQEEKDKEEADYLDWMKGQGELDGPEEVKDMKYLRDYWNDPELDEKECFLRDYVLNKGYKEGDDEDRIPTYDELVQDDVSDSEEEGESFLQRQEDFEKNYNFRFEEPDATQIKTYPRTIATSVRSKDERRKRKRDEVKERKDKEKEQKQEQLKQLKNLKRNEIVEKLNKLKELTGNEQLAFSQVDLEGDFNPEQHDQLMQKFFGDEYYGGEEDEKPQFDDEDDEEHWNWDTWTGEGQEDVYEGEGHDASEPHCDDQDFIMDADFDPTQQPASKKKKKKERKKMKKEDLPQMGKKRKKSHFAEAITQNKPVFDPQEKSFEQYLDEYYKLDYEDIIDDLPCRFRYRQVLANDFGLSTEEILHANDMELNRWCSLKKTCMFRTDREEVSDLKNYKIKALNEKKRKEILSSVYAEKEELAKTKGGKNRRARPNTEKQSTSAENGDAGPAMDSTDETTAQALGEDSKEQEDEEEFLIPKKETEQEEEPQPAAVEAAEKVIEVKNRTEKPNWPKKKLKHSGGRLLSARRGLTIGGREFSRQRLKAYGLNPKRLYFKQLGRQRRKEREKMEKQKNKE
- the spc24 gene encoding kinetochore protein Spc24, translating into MAKAQKFRDLEEMGETLLEYISSSQSDRLQRLKIEHQALFDQHLATKKIVTQILKEEAQIEESVSQRLLDMEEEKQQRDQELQTLEEQLRQCIAKSQITDSELQFLKGELESVRSTEHQLETLQSEVDEDTTEVIPSAVYVAQVYYLITKIKWEYDAPPNTLKGVHYGADLATPVNIDTSVQSRSNVSDRLWDFVSTKW